The Sander lucioperca isolate FBNREF2018 chromosome 15, SLUC_FBN_1.2, whole genome shotgun sequence genome window below encodes:
- the ciao2b gene encoding cytosolic iron-sulfur assembly component 2B: protein MSGGTSLENANPVIFERSGERLLTATDEDEDVHDPIDDREIFDLIRSINDPEHPLSLEELNVVEQVRVKVNDAESTVGIEFTPTIPHCSMATLIGLSIKVKLLRSLPDRFKIDVHITPGSHASEEAVNKQLADKERVAAALENSSLLEVVNQCLTTRGI from the exons ATGTCTGGGGGAACTAGTTTGGAGAACGCAAACCCTGTGATTTTTGAGCGGTCTGGGGAGAGGCTGCTGACCGCGACGGACGAGGATGAAGACGTCCATGACCCCATCGACGACAGAGAAATATTCG ATCTGATCAGATCCATCAACGACCCAGAGCATCCTCTGTCTCTGGAGGAACTCAATGTCGTGGAGCAAGTCCGAGTCAAG GTTAATGATGCAGAGAGCACTGTGGGTATTGAGTTCACACCCACCATTCCCCATTGCAGCATGGCAACACTCATTGGTCTGTCAATCAAAGTAAAGCTGCTACGATCCCTGCCAGACAGGTTCAAA ATTGATGTCCACATCACTCCCGGGTCTCACGCCTCAGAGGAAGCAG TGAACAAACAGCtggcagacaaagagagagttGCAGCAGCTCTGGAGAACTCCTCGCTGCTGGAGGTGGTCAACCAGTGCCTGACCACCAGGGGCATCtga